GTCTTATAGATGATATAAGAGCTAAAAATAATTTATTAGGTAAAGACCTAAAGGATGCTAAGCAAAATCAAAAAGTTGTTAAATCAGCTTTAGATAATATAGATGATAATGTAGCTAACTTAGTTAAAGATATAGGACATATAGAAGATGCTTTAATTAATGCTGTAAAGAGCTTAAATTGCATAATAAAAGATTTAGATAACGCTATACCAGCACAAAATGCAGCATTAGAAGATATAAAAGATGCACAAGACAAACAAAAAGATTTAAAAGATTTAATAGACAATTTAGATTGTGCTTTTGATGATACAGTAGAATGCTTAAAAGAAAAAGACGGAAATCCAATATTAATACCTTTGGATGATTGTGATGAAGAAAAACCAGACTGGGGTTGCCATTGCTAGTTATATAGTATTTTTAGGAATGTAAATTTATTTACATTCCTTTTTTGTTTGGTCAAAAAGTAAACAAAAGCATGTGTTAGGCATAATATGGATTACAGGCTAAAAGCTTAAAAATTTGTAAGGGGGATTTAAAGATGAGCTATAAACAAAATGGTTGGAATGAATGTGAACATGCAAATAAATGGGAAAATGTATGCTATTACAAATGTAAGGATCATGGATGTGGTGGAGAAAATTGCAAAAAGGATATAGAGAGAACAGAAAATATTATAGATAGTATAAAATTAAGAAATGAAGAATTAGGAAACGATTTAAAAAATGCTAAAGAAAACCAAAAAGAAGTAAAATCAGCACTAGTTACAATTAATGATAATGTTGGAAACTTAGCAAATAATTTGGGAGAAATAGAAGCTGCACTAGCGCAAGCAGCTTGTGATTTAAAATCTATAATGGATGCATTAGAAAAAGCTGTTCCAGCGCAAAATGCAGCTATTAAAGATATAAAAGATGCTCAAGGCAGACAAAATGATATAAATGTATTAGCTGATGAGCTAGAAAAGTCATTTGAAAAAACTGTGAATTGTTTAAAAAGAAAAGATAAACCTCCAGTACTAATTCCTTGGGATGATTGTGATGATGATTCTGAAGAATCTGGATGTGATTGTGATTAATAATTAAAATAAAAAAGGTGCATTCAAGTTAGATTGAATGCACCTTTTTTATTTTAATTATTAATTTGATAAAATTTGGGTACAGACTCACAAAATGTCAAAAAAAATAAGGGTGTTGAAAAAAATGAAAAATTATGTATAATAGTTTGTGTAGTAAAAATTACACAAAAGTTAAAAAGGAGGAATATTTTGAAAATTACGACAATAAGGAAGAGTGTAGTAGCTGTAGTTTTATCAACAGCATTTATGTCGACAATGACAGTTTCTCACGCAAATAATTATAAGGTGTTCATAGATGCAGGCCATGGTGGAAATGATAATGGATCTGCTTATAATAATAGAATCGAAGATAATTTAAATCTTCAAATAGCTAATAAAGTTGAAGCAAAGCTAGAAAAACGTGGAATAGATGTTATGACTAGTAGAAAAAGTGATGAATATGTTTCACTAAGAGAAAGAACAAATAAGTCAAACTTAGCAGATATTGATATGTTTGTATCTATTCATCAAAATGCAGCAGAAGATACAACTACAAAAGGTATAGAAACTTTTTATTATAATGATGAAAATAAAGAGTTTGCAGATGTAGTTCAAAAAAGTTTATTAAGTAGCACTAATGGACTTAATAGAGGCGTTAAAAAAGGAAACTTACAAGTTTTAAGAGACAATGAAGCTCCAGCAGTACTTGTAGAGTGTGGGTTTATATCCAATGAGGATGAAGGAAGTAAGTTAACAACTAATGAATATCAAGAAAAAGTAGCTAATGGTATAGTTGACGGAGTTATTTCTAATTTAGGATTTAAAGATGAAAAAGGTCTTAAAGTTAATAAAAATGTAGCTATAGCTTTATCTGATGGAGTTTGTGTAAGAAACGGAAGAGGTAGTATGTTTAACACAATCGGTTACTTATCAAAGGGAGAAAAAGTTGAAGTTTTAGACACTAAGTTTGATTGGCATAAAATAAAGTTTAATGGACATATTGGATATGTATCTAACGTGTATGTAAAATAATAAATAGTATTTTAAAAGGTTATCTAATAAATTAGGTAACCTTTTTTTAGTTTAAGTCAATTTTGTTTACTCTTTTAATCTTTATACAATCTTAATACAGCAATAATTATCTTAACCTCCACTTTATACTAAAACACATAAAATGAGTATATAGAAAATTTAGGAGGAGATTATGAAGATGAGTATTGTAATTCAAGTATTTGTTTTTATTGCAGTAGTTATATTACTAGCAAAACCTTTAGGTATTTATATATCCAAAGTATTTAAAGATGAAAAGGTGTTTTTAACTAGGATAGTATCACCGATTGAAAAGTTTATATATAAAGTGTTAAATGTAAAAAAAGATGAAGAAATGAATGGTAAAGAATATATATTAAGTGTTATTTCATTTAGTTTAATAAGTTTAATAGTTGTATTCTTATTGCAAATGATTCAATATATACTTCCGTTAAATCCAGAAAATCTAAAAAATATAGATTGGAAATTAGCTTTTAATACAGCTACAAGTTTTGTTACAAATACAAACTGGCAAGCTTATAGTGGAGAAAGTACTTTAAGCTATTTAACTCAAATGGTAGGATTAACTGTTCAAAACTTTTTATCAGCAGCGGTAGGAATAAGTGTACTTATGGTATTAATAAGAGGATTTAAAAGAAGTAAATGCAATTATATAGGGAACTTCTGGAAAGATTTAACTAAGTCAACTTTATATATACTTTTACCACTTTCTGTTGTTTTAGCTGTATTTTTAACTACACAAGGAGTAGTACAAAATTTAAAGCCTTATCAAGAAGTTAAGTTAGTACAGAGTGTAGAAACAGAAAATAAAGGGGTAATAGATAATCAAATAATTCCAGGAGGGCCTGCAGCAAGTCAAATTGCTATAAAACAATTAGGAACTAATGGAGGTGGATTCTTTGGTACGAATTCAGCATATCCATTTGAGAATCCAACTTACTTATCAAATATGGCACAAGTTGTTTCTATAATTTTAATACCTGTAGCATTATGCTTTACATTTGGAGAGATGGTAAACGATAGAAAGCAAGGAAATGTAATTTTATGTGCAATGATGATTATATTCACACTAGCAATATCATCTGCAATGTATTTTGAATTTAAAGCTACTCCAGAGCTTGCACATAATAAATATATAACAAGTGAATTTAAATCTGACCAATCTGGTGGAAACATGGAAGGAAAAGAAGCTAGATTTGGAGTAATAAATTCATCTATATGGGGAGTAACAACTACTTCAGCATCAAATGGATCTGTAAACTCTATGCATGACTCTTTTACACCAATGGGAGGAATGATTTTAACACTACTTATGCAATTAGGTGAGGTTGTATTTGGAGGAGTTGGATGTGGACTTTATGGAATGCTTGCATTCGTAATTCTTACGGTGTTTATATCAGGGCTTATGGTAGGTAGAACTCCAGAATATCTAGGCAAAAAAATAGAACCATTTGAAATGAAAATGGCGTCAATTTTAATAATAACTACTCCAGCATTAGTATTAGTTGGAAGTGCTATCACATGTATGGTTCCAAATATAGATTTTTTCTTAACTAATAATGGACCACATGGTTTTTCGGAGATTTTATATGCACTAAGTTCTACAGGAAACAACAATGGAAGTGCATTTGCAGGATTTTATGTAAATAATAGTTTTATGAATATATTAACAAGTTTAATAATGATATTAGCTCGTTTTATACCAATAGTTTTAATTATAAAAATAGCACAATCATTAGCTAGTAAAAAAATAGTACCACAAAGTGCAGGAACACTAGCAACTAATAATATGTTATTTGTATTTTTATTAGTTGGAGTTGTTCTTATGATAGGGGCATTAGGATTTTTACCATCACTAGCTCTTGGACCAATCGCAGAACATCTGAATATGTTTTTTTAAACTTTAGTATAAGGGAGATATTATTATGAGTAATTCAAATAAAAGCTTTGTAAGCAAAGATATTATAAAAGATGCTATAAAAGATTCTATTAAAAAGTTAAGTTTTAAAGTACAGCTTAAAAATCCAGTTATGTTTGTAGTATATATAGGATCAATAATTACTAGTTTAATGACTATTATGTCATTTTTTAATATGACGAATGACAATACATCATTTGATTTAATGATAAGCATTTTCTTATGGTCTACAGTATTATTTGCAAACTTTGCAGAAGCTATAGCAGAAGGAAGAGGTAAAGCTCAGGCTAGTAGTTTAAGAGCTGCAAAGAAAGATGTATTAGCTAAAAAGTTAAAGTATTGCGACAAAAATAGTGAGTTTGAAATGATACAATCAAGCTTATTAAAAAAAGGAGATATAGTTTTAGTTGATGTAAATGAGCAAGTTCCTGCAGATGGAGATGTTATAGAAGGAGTTGCTTCAGTAGATGAAAGTGCTATAACTGGGGAGAGTGCTCCAGTTATAAGAGAATCAGGTGGGGATAGATGTGCAGTAACAGGTGGAACTACACTAGTTTCTGATTACTTAATAGTTGAAGTAACATCGAGTCCAGGTGAAAGTTTTTTAGATAAGATGATTGCTATGGTAGAAGGGGCTAAAAGGAAAAAAACACCAAATGAGATAGCCTTACAAACATTATTAATTGCACTAACTTCAATATTTTTAATAGTAACAGTAACTTTATATCCATTTAGTTATTTTGCAGTAAAACAAAATGGGGTAGGGACTGTGGTTTCTATAACTTCACTTGTGGCTTTATTAGTTTGTTTGGCTCCAACGACTATTGGAGGGTTACTTTCCTCAATTGGAATTGCAGGAATGAGTAGATTAAATAATAAAAATGTTTTAGCAACATCAGGAAGAGCTATAGAAGCAGCTGGAGATGTGGATGTGCTACTTTTAGATAAAACAGGTACTATAACTCATGGAAATAGACAAGCAAGTGATTTTATACCTCTTAAACATGTAGATATGGAAGAGTTTGTGGATTGTGCAAAATTGAGT
The nucleotide sequence above comes from Paraclostridium bifermentans. Encoded proteins:
- the kdpA gene encoding potassium-transporting ATPase subunit KdpA, giving the protein MKMSIVIQVFVFIAVVILLAKPLGIYISKVFKDEKVFLTRIVSPIEKFIYKVLNVKKDEEMNGKEYILSVISFSLISLIVVFLLQMIQYILPLNPENLKNIDWKLAFNTATSFVTNTNWQAYSGESTLSYLTQMVGLTVQNFLSAAVGISVLMVLIRGFKRSKCNYIGNFWKDLTKSTLYILLPLSVVLAVFLTTQGVVQNLKPYQEVKLVQSVETENKGVIDNQIIPGGPAASQIAIKQLGTNGGGFFGTNSAYPFENPTYLSNMAQVVSIILIPVALCFTFGEMVNDRKQGNVILCAMMIIFTLAISSAMYFEFKATPELAHNKYITSEFKSDQSGGNMEGKEARFGVINSSIWGVTTTSASNGSVNSMHDSFTPMGGMILTLLMQLGEVVFGGVGCGLYGMLAFVILTVFISGLMVGRTPEYLGKKIEPFEMKMASILIITTPALVLVGSAITCMVPNIDFFLTNNGPHGFSEILYALSSTGNNNGSAFAGFYVNNSFMNILTSLIMILARFIPIVLIIKIAQSLASKKIVPQSAGTLATNNMLFVFLLVGVVLMIGALGFLPSLALGPIAEHLNMFF
- the kdpB gene encoding potassium-transporting ATPase subunit KdpB; its protein translation is MSNSNKSFVSKDIIKDAIKDSIKKLSFKVQLKNPVMFVVYIGSIITSLMTIMSFFNMTNDNTSFDLMISIFLWSTVLFANFAEAIAEGRGKAQASSLRAAKKDVLAKKLKYCDKNSEFEMIQSSLLKKGDIVLVDVNEQVPADGDVIEGVASVDESAITGESAPVIRESGGDRCAVTGGTTLVSDYLIVEVTSSPGESFLDKMIAMVEGAKRKKTPNEIALQTLLIALTSIFLIVTVTLYPFSYFAVKQNGVGTVVSITSLVALLVCLAPTTIGGLLSSIGIAGMSRLNNKNVLATSGRAIEAAGDVDVLLLDKTGTITHGNRQASDFIPLKHVDMEEFVDCAKLSSVLDETPEGRSIVVLAKQMNSLDDNDLSNDDIEFVAFSAKTRMSGANLIQDKIRKGAASAIKQFVEEQGGKYPKECDEIVEEISKKGGTPLVVCKNNRVLGVIYLKDILKKGVYEKFNDLRKMGIKTIMITGDNPLTAAAIAAEAGVDDFLAEATPKAKLDLIHEYQRKGHLVAMTGDGSNDAPALAQADVAVAMNTGTQAAKEAGNMVDLDSSPTKLIEIVKIGKQLLMTRGALTTFSIANDIAKYFAIIPPLFLGVYPQLDKLNIMNLNSPESAIISAVIYNAIIIIALVPLALKGVKYRELPASKLLSRNLMIYGVGGIITPFICIKIIDMIIGTIL
- a CDS encoding N-acetylmuramoyl-L-alanine amidase, producing MKITTIRKSVVAVVLSTAFMSTMTVSHANNYKVFIDAGHGGNDNGSAYNNRIEDNLNLQIANKVEAKLEKRGIDVMTSRKSDEYVSLRERTNKSNLADIDMFVSIHQNAAEDTTTKGIETFYYNDENKEFADVVQKSLLSSTNGLNRGVKKGNLQVLRDNEAPAVLVECGFISNEDEGSKLTTNEYQEKVANGIVDGVISNLGFKDEKGLKVNKNVAIALSDGVCVRNGRGSMFNTIGYLSKGEKVEVLDTKFDWHKIKFNGHIGYVSNVYVK